GTATCTTCTCTATAATCATCTTTCATGAAAGATACatcatcaaataataatttttgtaatcatttaatataattgtatGTTTATGTATGCAGAACTTAAACTCAAACTACTAATTACTGAGTGAATCTTCAAGAACCCCACATACTAGGAAAAAACAATATCGCACCCAAAATTAGTGATATTTTGGTATATTCAAAAGGCTTCATTTACAatcaaaataacatatattcAACCATAGTAGACCGAGTTGAGAAAAAATCCTTGACTTAATCAGTGTTCAGAATAACTGCAAGTGTGCATACTGAAGAATTATTGATTGAGAATCATTGTACAAGCTTGACACATTTGCATGATCCTACACCGGCAGCTACCaactatgaagaaaaacaagGAACATGAATAAACGAAGAAATTGAAGTTACAATCCAATACAATTTCTTGAGGAAGTGACTCCACCATCCACAACAAGATTGTGGCCACTGACATACTTAGATTCATCACTGGCAAGATAAAGTGCAGCCTCAGCTATGTCCACTGCCCTCAAAGTTGTTCCTCTCAAGTTGGCAAGACTTCTAACAAACTCCTCCATCTTCTCCACCTCCTCTGGGAAGGGCACCCCAAAATTGATGTCCTCTTCCTCTTCACAAGACCTCCATGCATTCACCAGCATGGAAGTAGCCACTCCAAATGGTGAAATGCAATTCACTCTTATCCCATACTTCCCCAACTCACAAGAAGTGTTCTTTGTAAGACCAACTATGGCATGCTTTGAGGCTGTGTAAGCATGTGGTCCCAGGCCCCCCATGACCCCTGCAACACTGCAAGTTGAGATTATGCACCCTACTCCTCTTGGAATCATCACCCTTGCAGCATGCTTCATTCCCAGAGCCACTCCCTTCACATTCACACACATCACTCTGTTAAACTCATCAGGATCAAAGTTCACAATGCTCTTGTTCTTGGACTGGTTCCCTAGCACCCCAGCATTGTTGAACATGATGTCAAGGTGTCCATAGCGAGAAACTGTGAAACTCACCAAGTTCTCAACCTCTTTCTCCAAGCTAACATCGCAG
This sequence is a window from Vigna angularis cultivar LongXiaoDou No.4 chromosome 2, ASM1680809v1, whole genome shotgun sequence. Protein-coding genes within it:
- the LOC108328497 gene encoding short-chain dehydrogenase reductase 2a, whose protein sequence is MIVMSEKPLQPVTPQVSETTLCPSSKRLEGKIAIVTGGARGIGEATVRVFVKHGAKVVIADVEDAAGAMLAETLSPSATYVHCDVSLEKEVENLVSFTVSRYGHLDIMFNNAGVLGNQSKNKSIVNFDPDEFNRVMCVNVKGVALGMKHAARVMIPRGVGCIISTCSVAGVMGGLGPHAYTASKHAIVGLTKNTSCELGKYGIRVNCISPFGVATSMLVNAWRSCEEEEDINFGVPFPEEVEKMEEFVRSLANLRGTTLRAVDIAEAALYLASDESKYVSGHNLVVDGGVTSSRNCIGL